In the Octadecabacter sp. SW4 genome, one interval contains:
- a CDS encoding Re/Si-specific NAD(P)(+) transhydrogenase subunit alpha: protein MKIGAPKETYEGENRVAMTPASALDLQKLGYDCVIETGAGAAAGFSDKAYKDAGVSVAKTAAALWKAADIVAKVRQPDATEMKRLRDGQTLISFFNPAANDAGMKAAKSKGANVIAMEMVPRISRAQKMDALSSMANIAGYRAVIEAGNNFGRFFTGQITAAGKVPPAKVLVVGAGVAGLAAIGTATSLGAITYAFDVRPEVAEQVESMGAQFVFLDFEEEQQDGAATGGYAAVSSPEFREAQLAKFRELAPEVDIVITTALIPNREAPELWTEDMVKAMKPGSVIVDLAAEKGGNCKLTVPDEKIVTDNGVTIIGYTDFPSRMAAQASTLYATNIRHMMTDLTPQKDGQINHDMEDDVIRGATVAYKNEITFPPPPPKVQAIAVQKKEPAKELTAAEKRANEIAAFKTQTRNQVTLLAVGAALLLGVGLVAPASFMQHFIVFVLAVFVGFQVIWGVAHSLHTPLMAVTNAISSIIILGALMQIGSGSFLVILLAALAVFMTGINIFGGFLVTRRMLAMFQKS from the coding sequence GTGAAAATCGGTGCACCAAAGGAAACATATGAAGGTGAGAACCGTGTCGCAATGACACCGGCCTCGGCTCTGGATTTGCAAAAGCTCGGCTATGACTGCGTGATCGAGACCGGTGCAGGGGCCGCAGCGGGTTTTTCCGACAAGGCCTATAAGGACGCAGGCGTATCCGTGGCAAAGACCGCCGCCGCCCTGTGGAAGGCCGCCGATATCGTGGCCAAGGTGCGCCAGCCCGATGCGACCGAGATGAAGCGGTTGCGCGACGGGCAGACGCTGATTTCCTTTTTCAACCCCGCCGCCAATGACGCCGGGATGAAGGCCGCCAAATCCAAGGGCGCCAATGTCATCGCGATGGAAATGGTGCCGCGCATCAGCCGCGCGCAAAAGATGGACGCGCTGTCGAGCATGGCCAATATCGCCGGTTATCGCGCGGTGATCGAGGCGGGTAATAACTTTGGCCGTTTCTTTACCGGCCAGATTACCGCAGCGGGCAAGGTGCCACCGGCCAAGGTTCTGGTTGTCGGCGCAGGTGTCGCCGGGCTGGCCGCGATCGGCACCGCGACCTCGCTTGGCGCGATCACCTATGCGTTCGACGTGCGCCCCGAAGTGGCCGAACAGGTCGAAAGCATGGGCGCGCAGTTCGTATTCCTTGATTTCGAGGAAGAACAGCAAGATGGCGCCGCCACGGGCGGTTACGCCGCAGTTTCGTCGCCCGAGTTCCGCGAAGCGCAACTGGCTAAATTCCGCGAACTGGCCCCCGAGGTCGATATCGTCATCACCACCGCCCTGATCCCCAACCGCGAAGCGCCCGAGCTGTGGACCGAGGACATGGTCAAGGCGATGAAACCCGGATCGGTGATCGTGGATCTGGCCGCAGAAAAGGGCGGCAATTGCAAGCTGACCGTGCCGGATGAAAAGATTGTCACCGACAACGGCGTGACGATTATCGGCTACACTGATTTCCCCTCGCGCATGGCCGCGCAGGCCAGCACGCTTTATGCCACGAACATCCGCCACATGATGACCGACCTGACCCCCCAAAAGGACGGGCAGATCAATCACGACATGGAAGATGACGTGATCCGCGGCGCGACCGTGGCCTATAAGAACGAAATCACCTTCCCGCCGCCACCGCCCAAGGTGCAGGCCATCGCGGTGCAAAAGAAAGAGCCCGCAAAGGAACTCACCGCCGCGGAAAAGCGCGCCAACGAAATCGCCGCCTTCAAGACGCAAACCCGTAATCAGGTCACATTGCTGGCCGTGGGCGCGGCGCTGTTGCTGGGCGTCGGCCTTGTGGCACCTGCCAGCTTCATGCAGCACTTTATCGTCTTCGTGCTGGCCGTGTTCGTCGGGTTTCAGGTCATCTGGGGCGTGGCACACAGCCTGCACACCCCGCTGATGGCTGTCACCAACGCGATCAGCTCGATCATCATTCTGGGCGCGTTGATGCAGATCGGATCGGGGTCGTTCCTGGTGATCCTGCTGGCAGCCTTGGCGGTATTCATGACGGGCATCAATATTTTTGGCGGTTTCTTGGTAACACGGCGGATGCTCGCCATGTTTCAGAAATCCTAA
- a CDS encoding type III PLP-dependent enzyme produces MTMTLQFADALASVSVPVPSRLEAFAATVVVDRPTLLIDASRVALQYRALKAGLGHADIHYAVKANPTREIISTLVSLGSHFDAASRGEIELCLSLGAHPAHISFGNTVKRAGDIAFAHAAGIDLFAADAEAELDKIAANAPGAQVYIRLIVETSEADWPLSRKFGCDRDMALALLDHARTIGLRPVGFSFHVGSQTRKSSMWGVTLDVMAGIWHAAIAAGHDLTVLNIGGGFPAFYGEAIEAPTAYAAGVMAQVDARFGKVARVMAEPGRGLVAEAGLIVAECLLVSRKSARDMHRWVYLDIGRFSGLAETEGEAIRYEFITSRDGDATGPCIMAGPSCDSADVLYEKRPVMLPLSLQAGDRVLIRNTGAYTSAYSSVGFNGFPPLDVMVI; encoded by the coding sequence ATGACCATGACACTGCAGTTTGCTGACGCCCTGGCGTCCGTTTCCGTTCCTGTTCCTTCGCGTCTTGAGGCATTCGCCGCGACTGTTGTGGTTGATCGCCCAACCCTGTTGATCGACGCGTCCCGCGTGGCGTTACAGTATCGCGCGTTGAAGGCCGGTCTGGGCCACGCCGACATCCACTATGCCGTCAAGGCAAACCCGACCCGCGAGATCATTTCGACCCTTGTGTCCCTGGGCAGCCATTTCGATGCAGCCTCGCGCGGCGAGATCGAGCTGTGCCTGTCGCTGGGGGCCCACCCCGCGCACATCAGCTTTGGCAACACCGTGAAACGCGCCGGCGATATCGCATTCGCCCATGCCGCAGGGATTGACCTGTTCGCCGCCGACGCCGAGGCCGAGTTGGACAAGATCGCCGCCAACGCCCCCGGCGCGCAGGTTTACATCCGCCTGATCGTCGAGACCTCCGAGGCCGACTGGCCCCTGTCACGCAAATTCGGCTGTGATCGCGACATGGCGCTGGCCCTGCTGGATCATGCCCGCACGATTGGGTTGCGCCCGGTGGGTTTCTCGTTCCACGTTGGCTCGCAGACGCGCAAGTCATCCATGTGGGGCGTGACCCTGGATGTGATGGCGGGGATCTGGCACGCCGCGATTGCGGCCGGTCACGATCTGACAGTCCTGAACATCGGCGGTGGGTTTCCTGCCTTTTATGGCGAAGCAATCGAGGCCCCGACAGCCTATGCCGCCGGTGTGATGGCGCAGGTCGATGCGCGCTTTGGCAAGGTTGCCCGCGTCATGGCCGAACCCGGCCGCGGACTGGTTGCCGAAGCCGGATTGATCGTGGCTGAATGCCTGCTGGTCAGTCGCAAGTCGGCCCGTGACATGCACCGCTGGGTCTATCTGGATATCGGCCGCTTTTCCGGCCTTGCCGAAACCGAGGGCGAGGCGATCCGCTATGAATTCATTACGTCCCGTGATGGCGATGCAACCGGCCCCTGCATCATGGCAGGCCCGTCCTGCGACAGTGCCGATGTGCTTTACGAAAAGCGCCCTGTGATGTTGCCGCTGTCATTGCAGGCCGGTGATCGGGTGCTGATCCGCAATACCGGTGCCTATACCAGCGCGTATTCTTCGGTTGGATTCAACGGCTTCCCGCCGTTGGATGTCATGGTCATCTGA
- a CDS encoding pseudouridine synthase, which yields MMATILFNKPFGVLCQFTDTGSPTQRPTLSGFGLPSGVYPAGRLDRDSEGLLVLTDDGREQARIADPRHKMAKTYLVQVEGAPDEDTLAPLRSGMTLKDGPTRPAKARLIAPPTLWARDPPVRFRKSVPDTWLEITIREGRNRQVRRMCAAIGFPCLRLVRWRIGDWSLEGLGPGDWRKVGENPP from the coding sequence ATCATGGCCACGATCCTGTTCAACAAACCCTTTGGCGTGCTGTGCCAGTTCACCGACACAGGCAGCCCGACGCAGCGCCCTACCCTGTCGGGGTTCGGGCTGCCATCCGGTGTTTACCCGGCGGGGCGGCTGGATCGCGACAGCGAAGGCCTGTTGGTGCTGACAGATGACGGGCGCGAACAGGCGCGTATCGCTGATCCCAGACACAAAATGGCGAAGACCTATCTGGTGCAGGTCGAAGGCGCGCCTGATGAGGACACCCTGGCGCCGCTGCGCAGCGGTATGACCCTCAAAGACGGTCCGACCCGCCCCGCCAAGGCCCGCCTGATCGCCCCACCCACCCTTTGGGCGCGCGACCCACCTGTGCGATTTCGCAAATCCGTGCCCGATACCTGGCTGGAAATCACCATCCGCGAAGGGCGCAACCGTCAGGTGCGGCGCATGTGCGCCGCCATTGGATTTCCCTGCCTGCGGTTGGTGCGCTGGCGGATTGGCGATTGGTCACTGGAGGGGTTAGGCCCCGGGGACTGGCGTAAGGTGGGTGAAAACCCACCCTAG
- a CDS encoding NAD(P)(+) transhydrogenase (Re/Si-specific) subunit beta — protein sequence MEFGFTTAAYVVAAVLFILSLGGLSGQESAKRAVWYGIAGMALAVAATLVGPGAGYWLLSILLIAGGGAIGYQLATRVQMTQMPELVAAMHSLVGLAAVFVGLIAHIELTRVLGMSGDERAGLEGFAALLAKKDGVEISILRVELFLGVFIGAVTFTGSVIAYGKLAGRVDSAAKKLPGGHMLNAAAAVISVLALIWYFNTGAFFPLFIMTLAALFIGYHLIMGIGGADMPVVVSMLNSYSGWAAAAIGFSLGNDLLIVVGALVGSSGAILSYIMCKAMNRSFVSVILGGFGGTSGPQMEVEGEQVAIEADGVAAALNEADSVIIIPGYGMAVAQAQQGVAELVRKLRAKGKNVRFAIHPVAGRLPGHMNVLLAEAKVPYDIVMEMDEINADFPDTDVAIVIGSNDIVNPAAQDDPNSPIAGMPVLECWKAKQVFVSKRGQGTGYSGIENPLFFKENTRMFYGDAKASLDKLLPMID from the coding sequence ATGGAATTCGGTTTCACAACAGCGGCTTATGTGGTCGCAGCGGTTCTTTTCATCCTCTCGCTGGGCGGTCTTTCGGGGCAGGAAAGCGCGAAACGCGCGGTCTGGTATGGCATTGCTGGCATGGCGCTGGCCGTGGCGGCCACGCTGGTCGGTCCGGGGGCGGGCTATTGGCTGCTGTCGATCCTGCTGATCGCGGGGGGCGGTGCAATTGGCTATCAACTGGCGACCCGCGTGCAGATGACGCAAATGCCCGAACTGGTCGCGGCGATGCACTCGCTGGTCGGTCTGGCGGCCGTCTTTGTCGGGTTGATCGCCCATATCGAACTGACCCGCGTGCTGGGGATGAGTGGCGATGAACGTGCCGGGCTTGAAGGGTTTGCCGCCCTGCTGGCGAAAAAGGACGGCGTGGAAATCAGTATCCTGCGGGTCGAATTGTTCCTTGGTGTCTTTATCGGTGCCGTGACATTCACCGGTTCTGTCATCGCCTATGGCAAGCTGGCGGGCCGCGTGGACAGCGCTGCCAAAAAGCTGCCCGGCGGGCATATGCTGAACGCGGCGGCGGCGGTGATTTCGGTCCTCGCCCTGATCTGGTATTTCAACACGGGCGCATTTTTCCCGCTGTTCATCATGACGTTGGCCGCCTTGTTCATCGGCTACCACCTGATCATGGGGATTGGTGGCGCTGATATGCCGGTGGTCGTGTCGATGCTCAACAGCTACTCGGGCTGGGCGGCGGCGGCGATCGGGTTCAGCCTTGGCAACGACCTGTTGATCGTGGTCGGGGCGCTTGTCGGCTCGTCCGGCGCGATCCTGTCCTACATCATGTGTAAGGCGATGAACCGCAGTTTCGTGTCGGTGATTTTGGGCGGATTTGGCGGCACATCCGGCCCGCAGATGGAAGTCGAAGGCGAACAGGTCGCGATCGAGGCCGACGGCGTCGCCGCGGCCTTGAACGAGGCCGACAGCGTTATCATCATCCCCGGTTACGGCATGGCCGTGGCACAAGCGCAGCAAGGCGTCGCCGAACTGGTGCGCAAACTGCGCGCCAAGGGCAAGAACGTGCGCTTTGCGATCCACCCCGTTGCGGGGCGTTTGCCCGGTCACATGAACGTGCTGCTGGCCGAAGCCAAGGTGCCCTATGACATCGTCATGGAAATGGACGAAATCAACGCTGATTTCCCCGACACCGACGTGGCTATCGTGATCGGGTCCAACGACATCGTGAACCCTGCCGCACAGGATGATCCCAACAGCCCCATCGCCGGAATGCCGGTGCTGGAATGTTGGAAAGCCAAGCAGGTGTTCGTGTCCAAACGCGGGCAGGGCACCGGCTATTCCGGCATCGAAAACCCGCTGTTCTTTAAGGAAAACACGCGGATGTTCTATGGCGATGCCAAGGCGAGTTTGGACAAGCTGCTGCCGATGATTGACTAG
- a CDS encoding DUF3422 family protein, translating into MTGRPMPIADHPLRYLLANELHARPFPTVAAPSRAAYLAIKPAQNGAGRDRALDRAHLLALLDRYGAAHPQPDATHYSGQLGKHFLKWESHTEFVTYTLFGEGNGDRPFDAATFGVFPADWLDAAPGVRITSALIHIERESDDAVITDKVRDWFVPESLAISRVLEDQLVIAGDFRIDPAGHMRFAVFARDGAGDRRVGRVVQRICEIETYKAMSMLGLARARDLGGRLGEMDNRLTALVGDMSGTPSRPEDTLTDLLRIAAELESIVHNSSFRFTATGAYESIVNQRIAVLREERFMGRQTFAEFMMRRFDPAMRTVASTQARLQAMSDRALRAGDLLRTRVDVERSAQSQALLASMDRRADMQLRLQTTVEGLSVVAISYYGVNLVAYMIYPLATSLDLSKGLLTALITPLVIAAVWWGVRRIRKAMH; encoded by the coding sequence ATGACAGGACGCCCGATGCCGATTGCCGACCACCCTTTGCGCTACCTTTTGGCCAATGAACTGCACGCCCGCCCGTTCCCGACGGTCGCGGCACCCAGCCGCGCCGCCTATCTGGCGATCAAGCCTGCGCAAAACGGCGCGGGGCGTGATCGCGCCCTTGATCGTGCGCATCTGCTGGCATTGCTGGATCGCTATGGCGCGGCCCATCCGCAGCCTGATGCCACGCATTATTCCGGCCAATTGGGCAAGCATTTCCTGAAATGGGAAAGCCACACCGAATTCGTGACCTACACCCTGTTTGGCGAGGGGAACGGCGACCGCCCTTTCGATGCCGCAACCTTTGGCGTTTTTCCGGCGGATTGGCTTGATGCGGCGCCCGGTGTGCGCATCACCTCGGCCCTGATCCACATCGAGCGTGAAAGCGACGACGCCGTGATCACCGACAAGGTGCGCGATTGGTTCGTACCCGAAAGCCTGGCGATTTCGCGTGTTCTTGAAGACCAACTGGTTATCGCGGGGGATTTCCGGATTGATCCCGCGGGCCACATGCGCTTCGCCGTCTTTGCCCGTGACGGGGCGGGGGACCGCCGCGTGGGCCGTGTGGTGCAGCGTATCTGCGAGATTGAAACCTACAAGGCCATGTCGATGTTGGGGCTGGCGCGGGCGCGCGATCTGGGGGGGCGACTGGGTGAAATGGACAATCGTCTGACCGCCCTGGTCGGTGATATGTCGGGCACACCGTCCCGCCCCGAGGACACGTTGACAGACCTTCTGCGCATCGCCGCAGAGCTGGAAAGCATCGTCCATAATTCAAGCTTTCGCTTTACCGCAACGGGGGCTTACGAATCCATCGTCAATCAGCGTATCGCCGTGCTGCGCGAAGAACGCTTTATGGGGCGTCAGACATTCGCCGAATTCATGATGCGCCGCTTTGATCCGGCCATGCGCACGGTGGCGTCAACGCAGGCCCGCCTGCAAGCCATGTCGGACCGCGCCCTGCGTGCGGGCGATCTGTTGCGCACGCGGGTCGATGTCGAACGCTCGGCGCAAAGTCAGGCGCTGCTGGCGTCAATGGACCGGCGCGCCGATATGCAGTTGCGCCTGCAAACCACCGTCGAAGGGCTGAGCGTGGTCGCGATCAGCTATTATGGCGTGAACCTCGTGGCCTATATGATCTATCCGCTGGCCACGTCTTTGGACCTGTCCAAGGGATTGCTGACGGCGCTGATCACCCCGCTTGTGATTGCAGCCGTCTGGTGGGGCGTGCGGCGTATTCGCAAGGCGATGCATTAG